In Pleomorphomonas sp. T1.2MG-36, one genomic interval encodes:
- a CDS encoding glucan biosynthesis protein has translation MSSELTRRDLLAMLAALGLVPSLSATEALAVEASTRLGKPKPFSFSKLMTAAKERAAAAYVPEVPRAFEALEAIDYDRHWQIKFKDDHTVQAAGGKAPLRFFHLGRYFKLPVGIYLVDGDKTQEVLYSPDYFDIPEGNPAASLPGDIGFAGFRVMDDTGQRDWLAFLGAAYFRSSGALDQYGLSARALAIDVAMPTPEEFPRFTNFYFGASKDGQFAIYADLEGPRVSGAVRWDVSRDENRTVVMDMAVRFYPREDIARFGVAALTSMFWYDETNRQRAPDWRPEIHDSDGLSIWNGAGERVWRPLNNPINVMTSTFVDKNVKGFGLCQRDRSFEDYQDDGVFYEKRSTVWVEPKGEWGDGAVQLVEIATDDEIHDNIVAYWLPAAPAIKGSEIAFDYRLTWGVDEPNPAPVGRVYSTRLGFGGVPGQTRPAGVVKYVIDFDGGDLSTYDQSSGVEAVVSASSGSISGVYTLPVVGTTRWRAVFDFKGDGPNPVDMRLYLRAGDKTLTETWLYQHLPTTFVWPK, from the coding sequence ATGTCGTCCGAGCTTACCCGCCGTGACCTTCTGGCCATGCTGGCCGCTCTCGGGCTCGTCCCGAGCCTTTCCGCAACCGAGGCTCTCGCCGTTGAGGCGTCGACCAGGCTCGGCAAGCCGAAGCCCTTTTCCTTCAGCAAGTTGATGACCGCCGCCAAGGAGCGGGCCGCCGCCGCCTACGTGCCGGAGGTGCCGCGCGCCTTCGAGGCGCTGGAAGCCATCGACTACGACAGGCATTGGCAGATCAAGTTCAAGGACGATCACACCGTCCAGGCGGCCGGCGGCAAGGCGCCGCTTCGCTTCTTCCACCTCGGCCGTTACTTCAAGCTGCCGGTCGGCATCTATCTCGTCGATGGCGACAAGACGCAGGAAGTCCTCTACTCGCCGGACTATTTCGACATTCCCGAGGGCAATCCGGCCGCCAGCCTGCCGGGCGACATCGGGTTCGCCGGCTTCCGCGTCATGGACGATACCGGCCAGCGCGATTGGCTGGCCTTCCTCGGGGCCGCCTATTTCCGCTCGTCGGGTGCGCTCGACCAGTACGGCCTGTCCGCCCGCGCGCTGGCCATCGACGTCGCCATGCCGACGCCCGAGGAGTTCCCGCGCTTCACCAACTTCTACTTCGGCGCCTCCAAGGACGGCCAGTTCGCCATCTATGCCGACCTCGAGGGGCCGCGCGTTTCGGGCGCCGTTCGCTGGGATGTCAGCCGCGACGAGAACCGCACGGTCGTCATGGACATGGCCGTACGCTTCTACCCGCGCGAGGATATCGCCCGCTTCGGCGTGGCGGCGCTGACCTCCATGTTCTGGTACGACGAGACCAATCGTCAGCGGGCGCCCGACTGGCGGCCGGAGATCCACGACTCGGATGGCCTATCGATCTGGAACGGTGCCGGCGAACGAGTCTGGCGGCCGCTCAACAACCCGATCAACGTGATGACGTCGACATTCGTCGACAAGAACGTCAAGGGCTTCGGCCTCTGTCAGCGCGACCGCTCTTTCGAAGACTATCAGGACGACGGCGTCTTCTACGAGAAGCGGTCGACGGTATGGGTCGAGCCGAAGGGCGAGTGGGGCGACGGCGCGGTGCAACTCGTCGAGATTGCCACCGACGACGAGATCCACGACAACATCGTTGCCTACTGGCTGCCGGCGGCGCCGGCCATCAAGGGCAGTGAGATCGCCTTCGACTATCGCCTGACCTGGGGCGTCGACGAGCCGAACCCGGCGCCGGTCGGCCGCGTCTACTCGACGCGTCTCGGCTTCGGCGGCGTGCCCGGTCAGACCCGCCCCGCCGGTGTCGTCAAATATGTGATCGATTTCGACGGTGGCGACCTCAGCACCTATGACCAGTCGTCGGGCGTCGAGGCTGTGGTCTCCGCGTCGTCCGGCTCCATCTCGGGCGTCTACACGCTGCCGGTGGTGGGTACCACGCGTTGGCGGGCCGTGTTCGACTTCAAGGGCGACGGCCCCAACCCGGTGGACATGCGCCTCTACCTTCGCGCCGGCGACAAGACGCTGACCGAGACCTGGCTTTACCAGCATCTGCCGACCACGTTCGTCTGGCCGAAGTGA
- the truA gene encoding tRNA pseudouridine(38-40) synthase TruA has protein sequence MPRYRMLIEYDGTAFSGWQSQAEGTGVQDYLQRAIQGFTGERIVLKGAGRTDAGVHALGQVCHFDIGKTLRTDTIRDAGNVHLRPHAITIVSAEEVPESFDARFSAVRRHYRYRVFARRAPPTLERHLVWHVHASLDVERMADAAKVLLGRHDFTTFRSSDCQSKSPVKTLDQLDVVAVDGEIHFLVSARSFLHNQVRSMVGGLRKVGDGRWTAADLKASLDATDRSACAPVAPPEGLCLMQVDY, from the coding sequence ATGCCCCGTTACCGGATGCTCATCGAATATGACGGCACCGCTTTTTCCGGCTGGCAATCGCAGGCCGAAGGAACCGGCGTACAGGACTACCTGCAACGGGCGATCCAGGGGTTCACCGGCGAGAGGATCGTCCTCAAGGGCGCCGGCCGTACCGATGCCGGCGTTCACGCACTCGGCCAAGTCTGCCACTTCGACATCGGCAAGACGTTGCGCACCGATACCATCCGCGACGCCGGCAACGTTCACCTGAGGCCGCACGCCATCACCATCGTGTCAGCCGAAGAGGTGCCGGAGAGCTTCGACGCTCGTTTTTCGGCGGTGAGGCGTCACTATCGGTATCGTGTCTTCGCACGGCGGGCACCGCCGACGCTGGAGCGTCACCTCGTCTGGCACGTCCACGCGTCACTCGACGTCGAGCGCATGGCGGATGCCGCCAAGGTGCTGCTCGGTCGGCACGACTTCACCACCTTCCGCTCCTCGGACTGCCAGTCGAAGAGCCCGGTCAAGACGCTCGATCAGCTCGATGTGGTCGCGGTGGACGGCGAGATTCACTTCCTGGTCTCGGCGCGCTCATTCCTGCACAATCAGGTGCGGTCGATGGTCGGAGGGCTCCGGAAGGTCGGCGACGGTCGCTGGACGGCGGCCGATCTCAAGGCGTCGCTGGACGCCACCGATCGCAGCGCGTGCGCGCCGGTGGCTCCGCCCGAGGGGCTTTGCCTGATGCAGGTCGACTATTGA
- the recD2 gene encoding SF1B family DNA helicase RecD2, which yields MIDDSRPSERLFERLTGTVERVTFHNEENGFSVLRIRVRGRKDPVAVVGHVPTVAAGEKIDAEGQWMTDKVHGLQFRADRIETHEPTGKDAVVRFLGSGLISGIGPAMAERIVQVFGAKALDVIENEPMRLVTVPGLGKQTAARIAESYRERKAVKDVMIAFQDKGIATARAVAIWKVLGPEAVKLVEEDPYRLAREVRGIGFAGADEIAEKFGIDRAAPERIRAGIAHAIEGAADDGHTAVPRADVLERAERLLGVDADAVSAEVEGAIAQGDVETFDIDGTAFLAVRRLARFERSVASRLKALSEGRPPWGKIDVDTAVERFETRKGMQLSPSQREALALVAGAKVSVITGGPGVGKTTLLEALLATIATSKLTVALAAPTGRAARRMAEQAGREAKTIHRLLEIDPTTGGFKRSASEPLEADVVVIDETSMVDVPLMAALVEAVPLNAALILIGDVDQLPSVGPGQVLADIIGAGLVPVARLTEIFRQAEESRIIVNAHRINRGEWPEPPPSGELADFYVIEARGADDALAKILEVVGNRIPRRFGLDAMRDVQVITPMQKGICGARNLNDRLAELLNGAPLDRIERFGQTYATGDKVMQIENDYDRDVFNGDLGILKRIRQKEDEVVVSFDGRDVKYGLEDLEALTRAYAITIHKSQGSEYPAVVIPLLRDHAIMLARNLLYTAATRGRQLVVLVAEPRALEMALSGDRIRRRFTRLKSMLTG from the coding sequence ATGATTGATGATTCCCGACCATCCGAGCGTTTGTTCGAGCGGCTCACCGGCACGGTCGAGCGCGTTACCTTCCACAACGAGGAAAACGGCTTCTCGGTGTTGAGGATACGCGTGCGCGGCCGAAAGGACCCTGTGGCGGTCGTCGGCCACGTTCCCACCGTGGCCGCAGGTGAAAAGATCGACGCCGAGGGCCAGTGGATGACCGACAAGGTCCACGGCCTGCAGTTCCGCGCCGACCGCATCGAGACGCACGAGCCCACCGGCAAGGATGCGGTGGTGCGCTTTCTTGGGTCGGGCCTCATTTCCGGCATCGGGCCGGCGATGGCCGAGCGCATCGTGCAGGTGTTCGGGGCCAAGGCGCTCGACGTCATCGAAAACGAGCCGATGCGGCTCGTCACCGTGCCAGGCCTCGGCAAGCAGACCGCCGCCCGCATCGCCGAAAGCTACCGGGAGCGCAAGGCGGTCAAGGACGTGATGATCGCCTTCCAGGACAAAGGTATCGCCACGGCGCGCGCCGTGGCCATCTGGAAGGTCCTGGGACCGGAAGCGGTAAAGCTGGTCGAGGAAGACCCCTATCGCCTCGCCCGCGAGGTGCGCGGCATCGGCTTTGCCGGCGCCGACGAGATCGCCGAGAAATTCGGCATCGACCGCGCCGCGCCGGAGCGCATCCGGGCCGGAATCGCCCATGCCATCGAGGGCGCGGCGGACGACGGCCATACGGCCGTGCCGCGCGCCGACGTGCTGGAGCGTGCCGAACGGCTGCTCGGTGTCGATGCCGACGCCGTGTCGGCCGAGGTGGAAGGAGCTATCGCTCAGGGCGATGTCGAGACCTTCGACATCGACGGCACCGCGTTTCTGGCCGTTCGCCGCCTCGCCCGCTTCGAACGCTCCGTCGCCAGCCGCCTCAAGGCTCTCTCCGAAGGGCGCCCACCTTGGGGCAAGATCGACGTCGACACGGCCGTCGAGCGGTTCGAAACGCGAAAGGGCATGCAGCTCAGCCCATCGCAACGCGAAGCGCTGGCGCTGGTCGCCGGTGCGAAGGTCTCGGTGATCACCGGCGGCCCCGGCGTCGGCAAGACAACGCTGCTCGAAGCCCTGCTTGCCACCATCGCCACCTCGAAGCTCACGGTGGCGCTCGCCGCTCCGACCGGCCGCGCCGCCCGCCGCATGGCCGAACAGGCTGGCCGCGAGGCGAAGACCATCCACCGCCTTCTGGAAATCGACCCAACGACCGGCGGCTTCAAGCGCTCGGCGTCCGAACCGCTGGAAGCCGACGTGGTGGTGATCGACGAAACGTCGATGGTCGACGTGCCGCTGATGGCCGCGCTGGTCGAGGCCGTGCCGCTCAACGCGGCGCTGATCCTGATCGGCGACGTCGATCAGTTGCCGTCCGTCGGACCGGGCCAGGTGCTCGCCGACATCATCGGCGCCGGCCTGGTGCCCGTGGCCCGTCTGACCGAGATCTTCCGCCAGGCCGAAGAGAGCCGGATCATCGTCAACGCCCACCGAATCAATCGGGGCGAATGGCCGGAGCCGCCGCCCTCCGGCGAACTTGCCGACTTCTACGTCATCGAGGCGCGCGGGGCCGACGATGCGCTGGCCAAGATCCTGGAGGTGGTCGGCAACCGCATCCCTCGCCGCTTCGGTCTCGATGCCATGCGCGACGTGCAGGTGATCACGCCGATGCAGAAGGGCATCTGCGGCGCCCGCAACCTCAACGACCGTCTTGCCGAACTTCTGAACGGCGCGCCGCTCGACCGCATCGAACGATTCGGCCAAACCTACGCCACCGGCGACAAGGTGATGCAGATCGAGAACGACTACGATCGCGACGTGTTCAACGGCGACCTCGGCATTCTGAAGCGCATCCGCCAGAAAGAAGACGAAGTCGTCGTCTCCTTCGACGGGCGCGACGTGAAATACGGCCTCGAGGACCTTGAGGCGCTGACTCGCGCCTATGCCATCACCATTCACAAAAGCCAGGGCTCGGAATACCCGGCGGTGGTGATCCCGCTCCTGCGCGACCACGCGATCATGCTGGCCCGCAATCTCCTCTACACGGCGGCGACGCGCGGCCGGCAACTGGTCGTGCTGGTGGCTGAACCGCGAGCGCTGGAGATGGCGCTCTCGGGGGACAGGATCCGCCGGCGGTTTACCCGTCTGAAGTCCATGCTGACCGGCTGA
- the fmt gene encoding methionyl-tRNA formyltransferase: MPLKIVFMGTPDFSVPVLDAVVGAGHEVIAAYTRAPKPAGRGMDLRRSPVHVRADALGIPVLTPKTLRTEEAQATFAAHGADVAVVVAYGLILPKPVLDAPRLHCLNLHASLLPRWRGAAPINRAVMAGDAESGVMVMKMEEGLDTGPVALTARVVIGPNMTAGELHDALSPTGAALMAEALGKIEDGSISFVSQGEDGVTYAAKITNEETRVDWHLTGTVVHDHVRGLSPFPGAWFMADLGKGEERVKLLRAERAEGSGLPGSLLSVEGMVACGEGAVRLLTVQRAGSKAMSFADFARGARLGTGFQFG; encoded by the coding sequence CTCGACGCCGTCGTCGGGGCGGGACATGAGGTCATCGCCGCCTATACGCGTGCGCCGAAGCCGGCCGGACGCGGCATGGACCTTCGTCGCTCGCCGGTCCACGTCCGCGCCGATGCGCTGGGCATTCCGGTTCTGACGCCAAAGACACTGAGGACGGAGGAGGCGCAGGCGACCTTCGCCGCCCATGGCGCCGATGTCGCCGTTGTCGTCGCCTACGGCCTCATCCTGCCGAAGCCCGTGCTCGACGCCCCTCGCCTCCACTGTCTCAACCTGCATGCCTCGCTGCTGCCGCGTTGGCGCGGGGCTGCGCCGATCAACCGTGCCGTCATGGCCGGCGACGCGGAATCCGGCGTCATGGTGATGAAGATGGAGGAAGGGCTCGACACCGGCCCGGTGGCGCTGACCGCCCGCGTCGTCATCGGACCGAACATGACCGCCGGCGAGTTGCACGACGCACTGTCGCCGACGGGCGCCGCCTTGATGGCCGAGGCCCTCGGCAAAATCGAGGATGGATCGATATCCTTCGTTTCCCAAGGCGAGGACGGTGTCACCTACGCCGCGAAGATCACCAACGAGGAGACCCGCGTCGACTGGCACCTGACGGGCACTGTGGTGCATGATCACGTGCGCGGCCTTTCGCCCTTCCCCGGCGCCTGGTTCATGGCTGATCTCGGCAAGGGCGAGGAGCGGGTCAAGCTCCTCCGGGCCGAGCGGGCCGAGGGCTCCGGGTTACCCGGCTCCCTGCTGTCGGTCGAAGGGATGGTCGCCTGCGGCGAAGGCGCGGTGCGCCTCCTCACCGTGCAGCGGGCCGGTTCGAAGGCGATGTCCTTCGCCGACTTCGCACGCGGTGCCCGCCTGGGCACCGGCTTCCAGTTCGGCTGA
- the dapD gene encoding 2,3,4,5-tetrahydropyridine-2,6-dicarboxylate N-succinyltransferase, translating to MTETAATAAYADLAATLDAAWEARASVSQETKGKVRDAVEAALDLLDGGKARVAEKIGGEWVVNQWLKKAVLLSFRLTPTALIPGAPGGAAWWDKVPSKFEGMDAAAYEAAGFRAVPGAIVRRSAYIAPGAVLMPSFVNLGAYVDTATMVDTWVTVGSCAQIGKNVHLSGGVGIGGVLEPMQAGPTIIEDDCFIGARSEVVEGVVVGEGSVISMGVFIGKSTKIIDRATGEVHMGKVPPYSVVVSGSIPGKPMPGQDWGPSTYCAVIVKKVDAKTRSKTSINELLRD from the coding sequence ATGACCGAGACTGCCGCCACGGCCGCCTATGCCGACCTCGCCGCCACCCTCGACGCCGCCTGGGAGGCTCGCGCCTCCGTCTCGCAGGAGACCAAAGGCAAGGTGCGTGACGCCGTCGAAGCGGCGCTGGACCTGCTCGATGGCGGCAAGGCGCGCGTCGCCGAGAAGATCGGCGGCGAATGGGTGGTCAACCAGTGGCTCAAGAAGGCGGTGCTGCTGTCCTTCCGCCTGACGCCGACGGCGCTGATCCCCGGTGCCCCCGGTGGCGCCGCCTGGTGGGACAAGGTGCCCTCCAAGTTCGAAGGCATGGACGCCGCCGCCTATGAGGCCGCTGGCTTCCGCGCCGTGCCCGGCGCCATCGTCCGTCGCTCGGCCTACATTGCCCCGGGCGCGGTGTTGATGCCCTCTTTCGTCAACCTCGGCGCCTATGTCGACACGGCCACCATGGTCGACACCTGGGTCACTGTCGGCTCCTGCGCCCAGATCGGCAAGAACGTCCACCTGTCGGGTGGCGTCGGCATCGGCGGCGTGCTGGAGCCGATGCAGGCCGGCCCCACCATCATCGAGGACGATTGCTTCATTGGCGCCCGGTCCGAAGTGGTCGAGGGCGTCGTCGTCGGTGAAGGGTCGGTCATCTCCATGGGCGTCTTCATCGGCAAGTCGACCAAGATCATCGACCGCGCCACCGGCGAAGTTCATATGGGCAAGGTGCCGCCCTATTCGGTGGTCGTCTCCGGCTCGATCCCCGGCAAGCCGATGCCCGGCCAGGATTGGGGTCCGTCGACCTATTGCGCCGTCATCGTCAAGAAGGTCGACGCCAAGACGCGCTCTAAGACCTCGATCAACGAGCTTCTGCGCGACTGA
- the glgB gene encoding 1,4-alpha-glucan branching protein GlgB has product MVDLGLREGLTDGAVRAITEGTHGDPFALLGPHRVSGARTVIRTFKPNARAIALISSDGRKLADFQHVEGGLWVAFAQGDPGLYRLRVEWPNGSHEAEDPYSFGPLLGEMDVYLLAEGQHRQLTDALGAVVTEVGGVPGVRFAVWAPNAQRVSVVGNFNVWDGRRHPMRLRRECGVWELFIPRLPVGEAYKYEIIGAHGELLPDKADPVARQYELAPATASIVADPKPFEWHDATFMRNRAAFQSRTAPFSVYEVHPGSWQRPDGKPVTWRFLAEHLVAYVKHMGFTHIELLPIMEHPFGGSWGYQPLGLFAPTARYGSPADFARFVDACHEAGIGVILDWVPAHFPTDAHGLAHFDGTPLYEHQDPREGFHQDWNTLIYNFGRTEVIGFLVASALEWLKRFHIDGLRVDAVASMLYRDYSRQPGEWIPNKYGGRENLEAVSFIKHLNGVIAHEVPDALMIAEESTAWPGVTAPLADGGLGFSYKWNMGWMHDSLDYFSLEPVHRKYHHNQLTFALMYAYSERFVLPLSHDEVVHGKRSIFGRMPGDEWQRFANLRSYYAFMWTHPGKKLSFMGNEIAQGREWNHDGTIDLWLESRASNLGIQRLMRDLNTLYRAEPALHARDFEPEGFQWVVVDDNEQSTLAFMRWGFESDAPCLVVGNFTPVPRSGYRVGVSRAGVWREVFNSDAEIYGGSNMGNKGRLTANDAPSHGMDFSLDLTLPPLAVVILRWDGEAPAAEEKPAKKGKAKG; this is encoded by the coding sequence ATGGTGGATCTCGGGTTGCGTGAGGGACTGACGGACGGTGCGGTCCGGGCGATCACCGAGGGAACCCATGGCGACCCCTTTGCACTTCTCGGGCCGCATCGGGTATCAGGTGCGCGGACCGTCATCCGGACCTTCAAGCCGAACGCCCGCGCCATCGCGCTGATTTCCTCCGACGGACGCAAACTCGCCGACTTCCAGCACGTGGAAGGTGGCCTGTGGGTGGCTTTCGCGCAGGGCGATCCAGGCCTCTACCGCCTGCGGGTCGAGTGGCCGAACGGCAGCCACGAGGCGGAAGACCCATACTCCTTCGGGCCGTTGCTCGGTGAAATGGATGTCTACCTGCTCGCCGAGGGGCAGCACCGGCAGCTCACCGACGCACTGGGTGCCGTAGTCACCGAAGTCGGGGGCGTGCCGGGCGTGCGCTTCGCCGTCTGGGCCCCCAATGCCCAGCGCGTTTCGGTGGTCGGCAACTTCAACGTCTGGGACGGCCGCCGCCACCCGATGCGACTCCGCCGCGAATGCGGCGTCTGGGAGTTGTTCATCCCTCGCCTTCCCGTTGGCGAAGCCTACAAGTACGAGATCATCGGTGCCCACGGCGAGCTGCTGCCCGACAAAGCTGACCCCGTCGCCCGCCAGTACGAACTGGCGCCGGCCACCGCCTCCATCGTTGCCGATCCCAAGCCGTTCGAATGGCACGATGCCACCTTCATGCGCAACCGCGCCGCCTTCCAGTCCAGGACCGCGCCGTTTTCCGTCTACGAGGTGCATCCCGGCTCGTGGCAGCGTCCGGACGGCAAGCCCGTTACCTGGCGTTTCCTCGCCGAGCATCTCGTGGCTTACGTGAAGCACATGGGCTTCACGCACATCGAGCTGTTGCCGATCATGGAGCATCCGTTCGGCGGTTCATGGGGCTATCAGCCGCTCGGGCTGTTCGCGCCCACGGCCCGCTATGGTTCGCCGGCCGACTTTGCCCGATTCGTCGACGCCTGCCACGAGGCGGGCATCGGCGTCATCCTCGACTGGGTGCCGGCGCATTTTCCGACCGACGCCCATGGCCTCGCCCACTTCGATGGTACGCCGCTCTACGAGCACCAGGACCCGCGCGAAGGCTTCCATCAGGACTGGAACACGCTGATCTACAACTTCGGCCGCACCGAAGTGATCGGCTTTCTGGTCGCCTCGGCACTCGAATGGCTGAAGCGTTTCCACATCGACGGCCTCCGGGTCGACGCAGTGGCGTCGATGCTCTACCGCGACTATTCGCGCCAGCCGGGCGAGTGGATTCCAAACAAGTATGGTGGCCGGGAGAACCTGGAAGCGGTGTCCTTCATCAAGCACCTCAATGGCGTCATCGCCCACGAAGTGCCGGACGCGTTGATGATCGCCGAGGAGTCCACCGCGTGGCCGGGCGTGACCGCCCCACTGGCCGACGGCGGCCTTGGCTTCTCCTACAAGTGGAACATGGGCTGGATGCACGATTCGCTCGACTACTTCTCGCTCGAGCCCGTTCATCGCAAATATCACCACAATCAGCTGACCTTCGCGCTGATGTACGCCTATTCCGAGCGCTTCGTGCTGCCGCTCAGCCACGACGAGGTGGTGCATGGCAAGCGCTCGATCTTCGGCCGCATGCCCGGCGATGAGTGGCAGCGTTTCGCCAACCTCCGCTCCTACTACGCCTTCATGTGGACCCACCCCGGCAAGAAGCTGTCCTTCATGGGCAACGAGATCGCCCAGGGGCGCGAGTGGAACCACGACGGCACGATCGACCTGTGGCTCGAAAGCCGGGCGAGCAATCTCGGCATCCAGCGCCTGATGCGCGACCTCAATACGCTTTATCGGGCAGAACCGGCGCTGCATGCCCGCGACTTCGAGCCGGAAGGCTTCCAGTGGGTGGTGGTGGACGACAACGAGCAGTCGACACTGGCCTTCATGCGCTGGGGCTTCGAGAGTGACGCACCCTGCCTCGTCGTCGGAAACTTCACGCCGGTGCCGCGTTCGGGGTATCGCGTCGGGGTATCGCGCGCCGGCGTCTGGCGCGAGGTGTTCAACTCCGACGCCGAAATCTACGGCGGTTCCAACATGGGCAACAAGGGGCGGCTCACGGCCAACGACGCCCCGAGCCACGGCATGGACTTCTCGCTCGATCTGACCTTGCCGCCGCTCGCCGTCGTCATCTTGCGCTGGGATGGCGAGGCGCCCGCAGCCGAAGAAAAGCCGGCAAAGAAGGGCAAGGCGAAGGGATAG
- the dapE gene encoding succinyl-diaminopimelate desuccinylase: MPHDPVAIARDLLMCPSVTPAEGGALTFLERLLAPAGFQVDRPVFSDAGTPDVENLFAGIGSGNRHLTFAGHADVVPPGKVELWSHGPFAGDIEGDRLYGRGAVDMKGGIAAFAAAALDFVEENGGDFGGRISLLITGDEEGPSINGTVKLLDWASKRGERFSHAIVGEPTNPNALGDMVKVGRRGSLSGFVKLRGVQGHVAYPHLADNPLRVAPAVIAALMDPPFDAGNERFQPSNLEVTSVETGNRATNVVPAEVEIAFNIRFNDIWTVEALHEEIGARVRRAVETAPLRTGRPAPLAYELTFEPTNAVSFLTHDATLIGGLSDAVEAVTGRRPELSTTGGTSDARFIKNYCPVVEFGLVGQTMHKVDENVALDDLHRLKAIYRAFLDKYFAS; this comes from the coding sequence ATGCCCCACGATCCCGTCGCCATTGCCCGCGACCTTCTGATGTGCCCTTCGGTGACGCCGGCCGAGGGCGGGGCGCTCACCTTTCTGGAACGATTGCTGGCGCCGGCTGGCTTCCAGGTCGATCGCCCTGTCTTCTCCGACGCGGGTACGCCCGATGTCGAGAACCTCTTTGCCGGCATCGGCTCCGGCAACCGCCATCTGACCTTTGCCGGCCATGCCGACGTGGTGCCGCCCGGCAAGGTGGAGCTCTGGAGCCACGGCCCGTTCGCTGGTGATATCGAGGGCGACAGGCTCTATGGCCGCGGCGCCGTCGACATGAAGGGCGGGATTGCCGCGTTTGCTGCCGCCGCCCTCGATTTCGTCGAGGAGAACGGGGGCGACTTCGGCGGCCGCATTTCCCTCCTGATCACCGGCGACGAGGAGGGACCGTCGATCAACGGCACCGTGAAGCTCCTCGACTGGGCGTCAAAGCGCGGCGAGCGCTTCAGCCATGCCATCGTCGGCGAACCCACCAACCCGAACGCTCTCGGCGACATGGTGAAGGTCGGCCGTCGCGGTTCCCTGTCCGGTTTCGTCAAGCTCAGGGGCGTGCAGGGGCACGTCGCCTATCCGCACCTTGCCGACAACCCGCTTCGCGTCGCGCCGGCCGTCATCGCCGCGCTGATGGACCCGCCGTTCGATGCCGGCAACGAGCGCTTCCAACCGTCCAACCTGGAGGTCACCTCGGTCGAGACCGGCAATCGCGCCACCAATGTCGTGCCGGCCGAGGTGGAGATCGCCTTCAATATCCGCTTCAACGACATCTGGACGGTCGAGGCGTTGCACGAGGAGATCGGCGCACGGGTTCGCCGCGCCGTCGAGACCGCGCCGCTGCGGACGGGGCGACCTGCGCCGCTCGCTTACGAGCTGACGTTCGAGCCCACCAACGCGGTTTCCTTCCTGACCCACGACGCCACACTGATCGGTGGCCTGTCGGATGCGGTCGAGGCGGTCACCGGCCGCCGTCCGGAGCTGTCCACCACTGGCGGCACGTCGGACGCGCGCTTCATCAAGAACTACTGCCCGGTGGTCGAGTTCGGCCTCGTCGGACAGACCATGCACAAGGTGGACGAGAACGTGGCGCTCGACGACCTGCACCGCCTGAAGGCGATCTACCGGGCCTTCCTGGATAAGTACTTCGCTTCATAA